A genome region from Manihot esculenta cultivar AM560-2 chromosome 5, M.esculenta_v8, whole genome shotgun sequence includes the following:
- the LOC110616081 gene encoding uncharacterized protein LOC110616081: MCVMYKKLLVLFLMLSLLFGSVSSAPSTTSPAKIVNGLFSNIASAFMKWLWSLKATTKTAISGRPMMKFESGYTVETVFDGSKLGIEPYSVEVLPSGELLILDSDNSNIHRMSSSLSLYSRPKLVAGSPEGYPGHVDGKTREARMNHPKGLTVDDRGNIYIADTMNMAIRKISDAGVTTIAGGKSGRGAGHVDGASEDAKFSNDFDVVYIGSSCSLLVIDRGNQAIREIQLHFDDCAYQYGSGFPFGLAVLIVAGFLGYMLALLQRRVGTIVSSQNDQDTMTSTAANPYQKPLKSVRPQLIPTEDEQEKHQEGFFGSLGKLFANGGAWIPEILGGIIPGFRKKSLSYQYQNQPEKHPNSWPVQDSFVILDEDEPPSVETRTSTPRKTYPFMSKDVENMHQWRQSRAFYTGWDDDFQQQQHHHRYQSTIPQTYYEKTCEKTNGIVFGAVQEQDEKREAVVSEPVDCGNPIFNHRSFRSRTNSMGYSNGY, from the exons ATGTGTGTAATGTATAAGAAATTGTTAGTTTTATTCCTTATGCTCTCGCTGCTTTTTGGAAGTGTTTCTTCAGCTCCTTCTACTACTTCACCTGCAA AGATTGTCAATGGATTATTTTCAAATATCGCTTCTGCTTTCATGAAATGGTTATGGTCTCTCAAAGCCACTACTAAAACAG CGATTTCTGGCCGCCCAATGATGAAGTTTGAGAGTGGATATACTGTTGAGACGGTGTTTGATGGAAGCAAGCTCGGGATTGAGCCATACTCTGTGGAGGTGCTGCCCAGTGGGGAGCTTCTTATTTTGGACTCCGACAACAGTAACATTCACAGGATGTCCTCTTCCTTATCTCTAT ACAGCAGACCAAAGCTGGTTGCTGGATCTCCTGAAGGTTACCCCGGACATGTAGATGGGAAAACCAGAGAAGCAAGAATGAACCACCCGAAAGGGCTTACAGTTGATGACAGAGGAAATATATATATTGCTGACACCATGAATATGGCAATCAGGAAGATAAGTGATGCAG GGGTTACAACAATTGCTGGAGGGAAATCAGGCCGTGGAGCAGGCCATGTAGATGGAGCAAGTGAAGATGCAAAATTTTCTAATGATTTTGATGTGGTATACATTGGGAGTAGTTGCTCTCTGCTTGTTATAGACAGAGGAAATCAAGCCATTAGAGAGATCCAACTCCATTTTGACGACTGTGCTTATCAATATGGAAGTGGCTTTCCCTTCG GGTTAGCAGTTCTTATAGTAGCTGGCTTCCTTGGTTACATGCTGGCTTTGCTGCAAAGGAGGGTGGGAACAATTGTTTCTTCTCAGAAT GACCAGGATACAATGACAAGCACTGCAGCAAATCCATATCAGAAACCTCTTAAATCTGTCAGGCCTCAATTAATTCCAACTGAAGATGAACAGGAGAAGCATCAAGAAGGCTTCTTTGGATCCCTGGGCAAACTTTTTGCCAATGGTGGGGCATGGATTCCTGAAATTTTGGGAGGAATAATCCCTGGTTTTAGAAAGAAATCATTAAGCTATCAATATCAAAACCAGCCGGAGAAGCATCCAAACTCCTGGCCTGTACAGGACAGCTTCGTGATACTAGATGAAGATGAGCCTCCTTCAGTTGAAACTAGAACGTCAACACCAAGGAAAACCTACCCATTCATGTCCAAGGACGTAGAAAATATGCATCAATGGAGGCAAAGTCGAGCTTTCTATACTGGGTGGGATGATGATTTTCAGCAGCAGCAGCATCATCATAGGTATCAATCTACCATCCCGCAAACATACTATGAGAAAACCTGTGAAAAAACCAATGGGATCGTGTTTGGGGCAGTTCAGGAGCAGGATGAGAAACGTGAAGCTGTAGTGAGTGAGCCTGTTGATTGTGGAAATCCCATTTTTAATCACCGCAGCTTTCGCTCAAGAACAAACTCTATGGGTTACAGTAACGGGTATTAA